The genomic DNA tccctttcccctcatccttcccttaccttcactaatccttcccttaccttcactaatccttcccttaccttcactaatccttcccttaccttcactaatccttcccttACCTTCACTAATCCTCATCTCTCGTGTCCTAAATACTCCTCAAACCACATTTTATTGTCCCCAGCCACTCCAGTACTCCTTTATTTACAGCTTTATTGGATCATTTGAATTTATTTACGCTGAAGTAGTGaatgtatttaaaaataatttttttttttgcaatattgttattattcattgcATTAAATGATGTGGTCGGTAATGGGGGTTTAATACGattattttcatgtattttgatatttcaAAGCGGTTTCTGGGTTATGATGTAATTAACATTGTTGAATGTAACGATGTAATTATATCCGTCTTTGGTCAGGGGGttggggaagggaattatcaggggaaaagcgccaagccattgcgactatatagcacttggaagggatcaggataaggatttgagatgggaggggggggggtaggaatagtgtccaaccacttggacggtcggggattgaacgccggcctgcatgaagcgagaccgtcgctctaccgtccagcccaagtgattggacagGCAGGGGTTGGACAGTACAGCGGCGTGTGGTTGTAAATATTAGATCGAGTATATTCTTGGCTCGAGTCTGTCCAGTGCCACACACACATGCCTGACTGCTTGTGATTTGTTGAGTCTGTCTTAAAGGGCATGGTCGATGGGCGCACGGTACGATCAGCGGTACGGCATATGGTGCAGCATAGGGTACAGCATAAGGTGCAGCATAGGGTACAGCATAAGATGCAGCATAGGGTACAGCATAAGGTGCAGCATAGGGTACAGCATAAGGTGCAGCATAGGGTACAGCATAAGGTGCAGCATAGGGTGCAGCATAGGGTACAGCATAAGGTGCAGCATAGGGTACAGCATAAGGTGCAGCATAGGGTACAGCATAAGGTGCAGCATAGGGTACAGCATAAGATGCAGCATAGGGTACAGCATAAGGTGCAGCATAAGGTGCAGCATAGGGTACAGCATAAGGTACAGCATAAAGTGCAGCATAGGGTACAGCATAAGGTGCAGCATACGGTGCAGCGAGCCACGCATGCTGTCCAAtaggcaggtgatgagtcacaataacgtggctgaagtatgttgaccatacACCAGACCCACGtatgtatggtctggtcaacatgctgtCCAGTAGGTTTTACCTACTGAATGAAGATAAAACTTCATTCATCACTTCACTGAATGAAGCAAGACGTGTGTTACAGTGCCATAAAGATAGCTGCATGCGTCATGGTCAGATAGACGCAACAAGGGGCGACATCTAgagtcaacccgtcctcctagcaGCCcgacgcattttgacgtatactctacctacagccaaaaattgtcgtactacaaaatgatagcggctcgcgaaattgacacactgttccgttttctgttttgggtcctctggtaggttaggacaaCGGCACTTTTAACGCGACAGTTTCTTGAGATTGAGAAAGCTTAGCAGGATGAGCTGGTAGATTAGCACCACTTGGGCTCAAGTCACATCCTAGATTCACCCCTGGGGCCCTGTCAAGACTTCCCTGGGGCCCTGTCAAGACTTCCCTGAGGCCCTGTCAAGACTTCCCTGAGGCCCTGTCAACACTACCCTGAGGCCCTGTCAACACTACCCTGGGACCCCAGTGACGCAAGTGACGCACCCAACTACAGAACACACATTTGAGCCTGAATTACCCAaatgactacagcaccaagccccaTTAAACCACAGAAACGAAACTACCGAATGAGCTTGACAGCCTGGAGGTTGAGCTTGACAGCCTGGAGGCCGAGCTTCCCCCCTCCCATctgcgaaagagagagaggaaaaaagaAAATGTGAAAGAATTGTAAATGGAGTTCAAGTAATTTATTCACGCTTCACTACCGCGTTCTGACGCAAGATGAGAGTTGTACTCTGAGGTGTTCTtgacactctctccctctctctccccctctctctctctctctctctctctctctctctctctctctctctctctctctttctctctctctctctctctctctctctctctctctctctctctctctctctccctctctctctctctctctctctctctctctctctctctctctctctctctctctctctctctctctttttctctctctctctctctctctctctctctctctctctctctctctctctctctctctctctctctctctctgtttcctcTGCCATGCAAATCATCAATCGTCCCCGAGGTAAAAGTGCAGGGCTGACATTGACGAGCTCAAATTGTCACTGTTTGATGCTCTTTAACTCGGGGAAAACAATTAAAAACACGAATGACTTTCAGATTAATTGTTTATGCTCTCACTTTGGTAATCATTATTGTTTTTGGCCTTTTGCACAGTTTTCTACATTTTATTTTTTACATCTACATTTATCTAATGAGTAAGGTAAATAGAACAAATTGTAATGGGATCGTAGACTACATCGTGGGATAAGACGATGACCATATGTATAAAGGAAGTACAATCAATAGTTTACAATAACTTACGTTTATTGTAAGTTTACAATAACTTACGTTTATTGTAAGTTTACAATAACTTACGTTTATTGTAAGTTTACAATAACTTACGTTTATTGTAAGTTTACAATAACTTACGtctacaatacaatacatcaaTGTATCCAGGCAGGAATAATAGGAATACAAACAAAGCCTTCATACTCATAATAAAAAGTGGGTAACCCTATTAGTAAAcatagaagggaagggaactatcaaggggataagcgccaagccatcacgactatatagcactaggaaggggccaggataaggatttgggatgggacggtgggaaaggaatggtgcccaaccacttggacggtagtAAACATAGAGCAAACACCTAATTCTAGGGGACTTTAATTAATGTAAAATAGATTGGGAGATAAAGAAACCTATTCACTGCAAGAGAAGAgaagtacagagcaaatttagccttatcaacccgttctcttaataatacgtcgcattttgacgtatactttacgtcAAAAATGTCAGTTGTACGTCTTTACGACGTACAACTGTCATACCAGTCAATGATAGCAGCTCGCGCAATTGAcacaatgtcccgttttctgtttgtggtTCCTCCGATATGTTAGGATAAGGCgctttaatacgacagtttcttgacgtagaGAACGCTGGCGAGAGCGGCCTGCACGAGGACCCTGAAGAAGAGATGAACCCACTAGTCCACGACTATcatagattgaaattgaaattgaaattgaaattgaaataagtttattgaggtaaaatacacacaaagggatgaggtagctcaagctattctcaccccccgttcagtacatcgtgttaatacatacatagacacacatcacaaacaataaacatattaccaaacattctgagagataaacatattacATTTCCTACTATCATAGATCAGTCAGGTCAATGAGGCGTTACAGTGACAAGAttatgggttattcatgcccgtgccacctcttgggtggcttaatcttaatcaatcagtgACAAAGACTATttacacacgggagacatctcccgtccacgaggctaaccatagcccgtgcttcttgccccactcctgtgccaggtaagttacgggctcaccatagcccgtgctacttggaacttgttccgagtagctgaatctataacaacaacaacagactatTTACAATAACTGCTTCTGATGAGTAAATACAGAACGAAGGTGTGAGTGACGGAGGTGCGGGAAAGAGCTAGATAACACTCCTCCAAAAAGGAGAATGCGAGAAAATAACTGAGTTCATGTTGGGAATGCAATAGAACACAGAACACAAAGAGAACACGAGACACTACGGAACACTCGCCAGGGAGCTGATAAAACACACAGATAACACAGTACAAAAAGCGAGGAGTGAGAAATATAACGGCAGctcatatttaaaaaaaacaagTATAACTTTTTACAACTAATTCTGAACTAGGAAGATGAAAGAGAATATACCATGAAGCAAGAGAGTGCGCGGCCCtccaaacacaccgaaactacaacgttgctacaacgttcgaacaagttttaacacctaaccagttataacaaccaatatagcaagttgtaacaacgttcttatacgtcataaacacgttaagccaagatgtaacaactttattacaagttgtaacaagcggaatatagagacagttacggtttgtgtttccagggtggtgaGTTTccagcctgtcctcacacttaaggcACTGCTCCAGTTTTTGACGCAATCGACCACAACGTCTAAATTCCAGTGTTTTAGTGATATTAAGATGCGTGACACTGACGCTTCCTCGAACCAATGAGCTGCGTCCTAGATACGTTGCGTGATCATCTAGGTTCATACGATTCTAGTTAGGTAAAACCACTTCAAATCTGACGCTTCTCACTTGATAAGAACGGGCTTTCTTGATAAGAAAGAAGTAATTTATTTGCTGAAAATCagatcaaaatgaaaaaaaagctCATGGATTATTATAGGAAATTTTTGAAAAATTCAACTTAAAGCTTCAAAGAGATACTGACAAAGCTCAAAGAATGAGAGCCAAAGGTGCTTAGAACTGAGGAATTTCAATCATAACCAAACAGAATGTAAAAACAATGGAACATATGAGAGGGAGAATTAcataagaggcctggtcgacgaccgggccgcggggacgctaagccccggaagcacctcaaggtaaggagaagaGAACAAAGCTCATTGAAGTGACAGACAGGAACTTCCTGATGCAAACATTTTAtagagaaaaacaaaagaaaaaatagAGATTATCAGCTAGGCTACACATGTAGCCTAGCTGATAACTACACATAGGCTACACATGTAGCCTAGCTGATAACTACACATAGGCTACACATGTAGCCTAGCTGATAACTACACATAGGCTACACATGT from Procambarus clarkii isolate CNS0578487 chromosome 32, FALCON_Pclarkii_2.0, whole genome shotgun sequence includes the following:
- the LOC123759540 gene encoding cuticle protein 16.5-like, with the translated sequence MLTRPYIRGSGVWSTYFSHVIVTHHLPIGQHAWLAAPYAAPYAVPYAALYAVPYAVPYAAPYAAPYAVPYAASYAVPYAAPYAVPYAAPYAVPYAAPYAVPYAAPYAAPYAVPYAAPYAVPYAAPYAVPYAASYAVPYAAPYAVPYAAPYAVPLIVPCAHRPCPLRQTQQITSSQRSLGLTVHKWTCEGIDDIQSLSRDFVWWESSS